AGTAACAGCgtgagaacaacaacaacaaccttaAGTTCTGCGTGTGACGTGGTGGGAGCGCAATAACAAGAACATCGCATCGCGCAGGTGGCAGATTCAAAAACAGCTGTTTCAACAAGCAaactataacaacaaaaaacaacgtCGCTGAAATCTACTAAAGCGACAAAGCGCGTTGATGGCTATTGTcgtataaatgtaaatatatacagaCATATTGTAAGTACATTTCACTGGGCCTCTTgtgttctttttattatttgtattgagCTTATGtctgtattttgttttcatatattattgtGACGCGTGCCCTGCGACTGTAGCTTTTCCAACAGTTGTGAGATAATTACTCACACGTACACGTTCTCAGCGACAGcgatcaacaacaaccacaataacAAAGTAAGCtaaagttttgtattttttttttgctaagaCGTGCAACGAGCCACAAGCTTTTCTGtgatacacacatacagagacagacaaataaacaaatacaccAAGAAAAAAACGTACATACGAAATGTagataagaaaaaaaaacgtaaagtCAACGCATAACGACAATCTCGAAGAGCAcaagagaaagagcgagagcaagagcgatTGAGCGTGAGAGTAGAGCAACGTGCAGAGAGCACGGCGAAGAGAAGAACCTCGAGTAGTAAACGGAATAACGGAATGGCCAACGGCCAGCGACGGCAGAGTGCCAAGTGCGCacattaaattgcaaacttGTTTTCATCTTCGCTCTACGCTTCACTTCCATAATAACTacattacaaacaaaaaaacagcaacaaccacaaaaaatactatttgcAGTAGTAGAGCAGCAAGTGATACAAGGCACGTACAACGTATTTCAAACGAAACGTCGAGACTGCAAAGAAGCAAAGCAAGCGTGCTGCGAGAGAGCAGCAGAGTAACTAAAGAGCGGCAAATTGAGCAcccatgtgtatgtgtgtgtgagagagggagatacgACGAAAACTGCCTGCTTGATCTGCTCTGCTCCGTCGCGTCACActcgtcgacgtcgctgcctgCCTGACTGTCTTAGCATTGTCCACGGGGCGGCGGTGAGTGGTGTAATAATAAACGagtgcacagcagcagcagcaaagcagcacaacgacgacggcaacCACTTGAAAGCAACTCGTTTCGATTTCATTTAGCAGATACCTTTTGTACGTTGATTAAGATACCTTGGACACATACACttcttaaattcaattcatatgaaataaaaaggaaatcaATTGCTaaaccaataaaaacaatacgTTCAATTATCGAGAATTCCagtgccaaaaacaaaaataaatatgtgttaaAAGCAAAATTCCAAAGCACCAAAATGTCTTGAGTAAAAGTGTTGGCGTAAAAAcccaaaatacacacatacatatattcgcATGCATACGACGttacactcacgcacacaacgatatcaaatacaaatataaaaacaaaaaaagtggttaaaaggcattaaaaattaacaatatttcgAGTGCTTGAACTCTGTGCCTTCAATTTCGAATCGGATAATACAACTGTGTGTGAGagtgctagtgtgtgtgtctgccaAGAAAAAGATATTCACATACACATGAGAAATAACATATATGCAACTAATATAGAAGTggacaaaaaatattataagcagcaacagcagcagaaaaaatatatatgtatataaaaaaatcaacGTACAAACACAGATGATTTttagcaaaaagcaaaaaaaagaaaaaagatcaagcagcaacagcaagcaacaacagtagtGAAGCCAATCAAAACAGCAGTTGTCTCGCTTTGTCACACATCGATCAATGCGAgcgagagaacgagagagacaACAAACCAGCAGCGAGCGAGCGCGCACACACCACCAAAAGCAGTCAAGCGACGTGTAACCATAttagtgtgagtgagtgagtgcgtacgtgtgtgtgtgcgcgaaCAGCATTGATTGCTCGCTCTGCGCGCAGTGCTGCGCTGCTGTCTTTGATTTTGCTTAtggctgccgccgccgccgcctgaCTTTTGAGCGattcatatacacacacaaagacaatTTGAGCACCTGGCGCAGGAGTCGCACTTTCAACTCAAGCAAAAGTTACACCAGTCATCATTCGCACGCCTCGCACGCAAACATGTAAaatcaccagcagcagcaacaaaacggcaataacagcaacaacataaatcgacaacaacaagagcattGAATATACATGCCTACCTTAAcccaattaaaaaatacataccatattatttaacaaaagaaattgtgTTATTTGCAAGtagcacacaaatacacacacaaaaagagcagcaacaacgtgGAGTGCAAATATGAACCAGACTTTTTGAAAGTGGAAGAGCGTACCTGGAGAGAGAGCGAccgagtgaaagagagaaagaaatgaGAGCTATACGGAAGTGAAATTCTCAAGCAGTAACAacgaaaattatttaaaaaagaaagaaaaaagagttGTGCGTGTGATTTGTTTTGCGTTTGTATTAGTGCCTGCATttcaaatcacaaaaattgaaagaaagaaaaacgcaacaacaacgacaacagtaGCAAGTttgcagctcagctcaacaagaaaaaaaaaccaactcTGAAGAGAGCAGTTTCGTATcaaagtgtgcgtgtgtatttgatgtctgtgtgtgcgtacgTGTGTGTATCAAATGCATTTGCCTCTGTTCACGTCTTAGCAACAacgtaaattttatttacgatTACAACATactaaaagcaaatattattaattgtgtACAGCAACTGAACCAACAATTGCCATTTTGGACCACGGGTAACGACACATCCTGAAAACGTCTTGAAGAAGCTTCaacatcaaaaacaaatttacaacaaCTTCCAGTTACCAAAATTTACTTCCAAAGCTCTTCCGTGtccgcaaaagcaaaacaaaacaacaaaataacaaaaatctaTCGAGAATTGTCTATCAAATCCATTTTTTGCCATTCGCCACGCAACGTCACTACGACAAAGCAGCCAACTTAAGTAGCAAGTAGAACAACATCAGCagagtatatcgatatacaaaaacaacgacgacgacttgGTAACTACAATTGTGATCATCATATCATCATTATATACAACAATTTGTGGACTGGGGGCGCGGCGGACACGTTATGAGCAATTCGATTGCATCAACAAAATGCCTGCCCAATGTCTCGTTCTCGTCCGGCAATTATGGTATGTCACAAAGCCACCGTTATACCGATGATAGCAAGGAGTACATATTCCTTAAGCTCACCGACTCTGCGTACCGTGCCATCGAGGAGTATCAAAGAAATGAGCATGCCAATCGTCTGGGACCCGGCCAATGCGCCAAAATACAATGCAATGGCAACACTGGCTTCATACACTTTCCACTTCCCAACAGCGATAGCAATggtaatgctaatgctaacaACAATGGCATGGAGAATGGACGTAAATTCGGCTTCACCATCGATGACTTGGAGGGAACGCTGGAGTGCATACAGCAGCATGATCAGAGGCTCGATGTCCTTGGTGCGTTGGCGCGTCGAATGCGCATTCATGCCAACGATGATGTCTACGATACAACGCGCACAAAGATGGCCCGGGCTGAGGAGACGGAGAAGAGCAAATGTATACGTGAGATCAAGCCAAATCAATCGGATATTGGGCGTAAGGTGAAGAAGCCACCAAGCGCTTCGGCATCGCATCACAGtgggaacaacaacaacaacaacagcagcagtagcagcaatagttttaacagcaacaatagtCGTAAGTTAGGTACATCGCCATTTAATGGTCTGACATCATCAGTAGCAGCGGGAGCCGCTGCAACATTATCCTCACGCTCACCCAATCCCAATATGTTGGGCGCCAGTGGCACAGTCAATGGCAACAGTAGTCGCAACACGGCCGCTGCCACGCTGGCCAACACATTCGCCAATGGCATCTCGCAGGGTTATGCAGGTCTAAGCGGCAACTCGCCCCGCGACAGCATCAGCAgtagcacaacaacaactgttgcaaaatctggcaacagcagcagcaacggcaatggACGCAATAAAATGCTCAATGGCAGCAATTCTCGCAATGGTAACACCAAATCAGGAGGAGGAAGCGGCGGAGGTGGGGGAGGCAACGGAGCAGGTGGAAATGGTAACAAAATGTCGGAAGTTTCACGTCGCACGATACGCGAGCGTTTGATACATTTACTGGCACTGAAGCCGTTCAAGAAACCCGAGCTGTTTGCACGCCTTAATCATGAGGGCATCAAGGATCGGGAGCGCAACATGATATGTAATATACTCAGGGACATAAGTGTTATGCCACAACACAATACGTACAATTTGCGCCGTCAGATGTGGAACGATGTCGATGAGAATTGGCCGTTCTTTAGCGAACAGgaactgcagcagctgaagcgtCGTAAGCCACAGAATCTGACGCCACCCATGAGCTCGGATGCGGGCAGCTCAACATCCGGACAAAGTCCGACATCCACACACACGGGCAGTCCGCCGCCATTGATGTCGATGGGATCGGGTGGAGGCGGTGGACACGGCATGGGAGGACAGCATATGATGTCCGCCAATAGTGGTAGCAGTCTCAAGCGCAGCAGCATCGAGTACGATGAAATGTTCAATCCGGTGCAGACGAAAAAGATGCGCATCAGTCATTACAATCGCGAAACTGGCAGTGCTCCTCAATCACAATcgcaatcatcatcatcagtctcctcctcctcattaAATAGTGTGCCTACGTCGACGTATCGCAGTCGAACTGGAAGCTCAGCAGCTGCTTATACGccgccacaacagcagcagcgtcagcaacagcatctgGTGGATGAGCACAGTAGTGATTTGAGCTACAATGTGCTGGACAACATTGACGAGTTCAGGAgcatcgagcagcagcagcagcagcaaccacaacagcagcagcagcaacagatgCGCGGCAATAGTCGACGcactagcagcagcagctcatcgAAGCAAGGCAGCAACGGGAGCACGGATAAACGCAATTCCACAGGCAGCAACTCGAGCAGTTCCAGTGGCTATGAGACGCAGCAGGAGCGCAACAGTCGCCAGtcctcgtcatcgtcgtcgtcgtcggcaaACAGTCGCAAGTCCTCAACAACGCCACCAAAATTGGCAGCAAGTTTTGTGCGACAGTCGGCGCCGGCAGcgacaacgcagcagcagcaacaacaacaacaaaagcagaaacagcagcatcatcagcaacaacaacaacgcagcaACTTTAATAGtaacagtagcaacaacaatgcgcaCGATGAGTACAAttcatacaacaacaatacgcaCGCCGCTTCTAACAGCAAGAAGCGCACGagcgaaagcagcagcaatggtcAGCGAcaacgcaacagcagcagcagtagcagcaacgtCTATCAGCAACAGGAAAGGCAGCAAATGCAGCAGGatagacaacagcagcaacagttgtcgcaccatcagcagcagcagcatcatcaacagacgcagcaacagccacaacaccACAATCATCATCATAGCAATCGCGAGTCGACAGCCAGCAATCATCAGTcccatcatcagcaacagcagcagcagcagtcgaatCCCCAGCACCCATCGCCCACCCAGCAGCTGGCGGAGGCAGCTCACGCCTATGCCGatggcaatgccaacaacGATGGTGCGCCACACTATGACTTTAGTCAGTATGCTCCGATACGCACGCTGGAGGTGCGTCGATGCTATAAGAATGAATTTCAGAGCGACTATGTCGAGTACTGCAAACTGTTGACCAGCGTTGAAGGTGTGCGCAAACGCTTCCAGGATCTCTCCAAACGCTTGGAGGGTGCTCAGCAGCGGGGAGGCGATGATTATGATCAGATCAAGCGGCAGATTGTCAACGAATATGAGCGCATCAATAATGATCGCGGCACACAGGAGGATAAGCAGCGATTTGATTATTTGCATGCCAAATTGGCGCACATCAAGCAGCTGGTCATGGACTATGATAAGACTTTGCAGCAGACGactgcagcagaagcagcagcagccgaggCTCAAGCAGTTGCAgcggccgcagcagcagccgcagctgcaACAAGACTGGCAGAGAGTAGCAGTAGCAATAActtgcagcatcagcagcaacagcaaccgcagcaatatcagcaacaacagcagcagcaacatcatgcTGTCGTAACgatacagcagcaacagcagcatcaacaagagcaacagctacagcagcaacaccattataacaacaacaacaacaatcacggCAGCCATGATAGCGACTCGGATGATAGTTCAGCTAGTTCTGATtccaacgatgatgatgacgatgaagaAGATTGCGATGATTCCAACTCCAATACTGATGACGACGAACACTACTGAATGAACGAATCAATCAAATCAACTCCAAtccaatcaaatcaattaaacaatCGGAAACAAAATGCTACTTTaatgcaacagttgctgctgcaacagttgcaagcaatgtaaaaaggcaaaaaaaaaagaaactattatacatataaatatatatactatatatattacacaattattatagtaaacaacagaaacaccaacaacaacaacaacaaagcgttCTACAagaaaattatactaaataaacaaaaaaaaaaactaaaaataaaaaatgttgaaattatgttaacaaaaaaattaaaaacacaaaatacaaaaaaaactatttgcaaaaCGTGTcgtaaaaagcaaaagaaaaaacgcatatattttcaatgcaacaaaaagcaacaaccaacatgcctaaacaacaataataataacaagcaaagaaaaaaacaatttttgtagacttgaaaaacaattaggggcaattcaaatgtaaaatgtttgatttttgattttggtttttaaacgttttgtgtgtaataataattatattattgtcaagcaacttttttttaatatatacatttatctatatatataaatatagacagcaagagaaagagcgagagagcttatgtttttctttttgcgatTTCCAAAACTCGGACAACTTTTTCCAACtgtttcttattttatataaaacaacaacacaacaccaacacacatacaccaacATACACAGCAATATGTTACATACACAATCAtataaacttttgtttttttttttttttgtttacatttttttgttgataaacTACACAATATGTAAATACcaatacataagtatataatTTCCTATTCCTCTTCCAAACCAAGACAAAAGAACATACAGTGTGACAAAAGCAATTCGTTTTTGGCAATCACACAGCCAGACACAAGAACACACATTTCTATATGCTTCTCCTCCTTCCCCTTCTTCTGGTGGTGTTGCATGCGGGCGTGCCTCTTTAACAATAGACTGAACTTTTAAACGgcttgttaattttttttatataagtatatatacttaCTTATTTGTAGCAGCTTGTGtagaaaaatttcaattttaatttgtgtataactagttaatttttgttataaaagaatatttttgtgtgtgttttgcaaatcgtacacaaaatataattttgttttacttgttttcttcttATCAAACATTTCAACGCGCTaaccataaattatttatttttttttgcgtttgccTGTTTAGACAAATTtttgctcaaaaaaaaaaaaaaaaaaaacacattaaataaaaagaaaaaacaagaaagaaatacTAAGTAAATGAGTTATAGACATGATTGTGCGGTTGTATCAGAGCTATGCGGCCCCAAAATAAGCtgtttgcttttagttttagAACAACTTTAAGCACGTTACAGACGCTtccttaaaatatatgtataaaaaacacaaaaaacataaatcgaGTAAAGTCATTTGCTtgagaaattataaaataatttgctgaAACTCTAGtgtccaaaaacaaaaacagaactaacaagaaatatttaataaaaatatctaaaaacgAATAAGAATGGTagagaatgaatgaaaaaaaaaaaacacaaaacgacGAAAGTGAAAGGAAGGAAACAACCgacaaatttttttgttagctatttcgttgcaatattttttatataccatatttaagtagtaggaaaaaacaaaaatgaaacgaaaagggaaaatcaaatgaaacaaTGAGATCAAGTTGCAAAAAATCAAGCGTTTAAAATCGATTTGTAGCaattacaaaacaatattaaaatgatatatacaatttatatacaagaaaaggaaaaaatactatatatatacatatacctaTATACAACAATGACATTTgataagtaaacaaaaaatgagatGAGGGGAACTTACTAGTTTTATATGCAtaaatgccacgcccacacaccacacacgaaaaaacaaaacaaaagcaaaaacaactcacacaaacacacatacaacacatatacacacataaactAATCTACTGCAATTACAAGAAATAATGAAACTTATTAATGataaacaacaagaaaaaaacaaacaaaaaaatgattgtGTAAGCCGCAAGGAAAAAAGGAGTAAACCAGATCAAGAGACAtgagaaaattattattattattattatataattattattattattgtaagtTGTAAGAGCAAAACCGCTGACAAAACCAGCAgaattaaaaatcttaaaaaaaatgagatATTGTTATATACTAGTAATTATTAAGgcgacaaacaaaacaacaaaaaaagaaaacagacaacaacaaaaaacttaacaaaaaaagcaaagaaaaaatagagtcaaataaaatattgaatcgaaaaaaacaactttggtttttttttttaatatgggAGATTTTCAGCATTCACTTATAGCGATTTTGATTTTCAGTTAtagcaaatttgattttgaagaGTTTTTCGCTTGAACATGAACCACGGTAAAGAAAGCTTGTGTGAGTGCTAAATGCATTCGCTCATGCGATAGTTTGTACAACACCTTATTAATCGATAACCATTTTATTTCCATCACGCAGAAGAGGAAGAAGCTGTCGAGGAGAATGCGCAGGCTGCGGAACTTTCTAATGACTCCGATGCCCCATTAAAGCCCAATGTGAGTAGTAGTGATAATGATAACGATATCGATGAACTTATATTAATGATTTGATCAATGCTGTAGAATGACGaggatgatgattatgatCCAGAGGATAATCGTGGgggcaagaagaagaagggaaAGAAGCGCAAGACAAAGAAGGGTGAGGAGAAGGGacgcaagaagaagaagcgaaAGAAGAATGAGAGCGAAGAGGATAGCGACTTTGTGCAGCACGACGAGGAGGTCGAATATCCAAGTACTTCCTCGAAGCGTGGACGTAAGCGCAAGGAGGAGAAGAAGGAAAAGGAGAAGGAGTCTTCCTCAGGTGAGCACGAGTTGTTTGAATATTCAACAAGAAACTTCGGCaccataaaatactattaaaatgttatagtTGGACTAATGTTTActaatgttatttttaaatcgcAGGCATGCCTTCTGTGGAAGATGTGTGCTCGGCGTTCAGCGTGTGCGATGTTGAAATCGAGTACAGCGAGGAGGATCTGCAAAATCTGACCACATACAAGGCATTCATGGTGCATGTGCGTCCCATACTGCAAAAGGAGAATCCCAAGATCGCGGCACCCAAGCTGATGATGCTTGTCGCGGCCAAGTGGCGTGAGTTCTGCGAGAGTAATCCGCACATCCAGcaggaacaacagcagcagactgCAGGTCAGGCACAGTCTACAGCTGGTGCATCGGAGGCGGCAGATGAGCCGCGCTCA
This is a stretch of genomic DNA from Drosophila albomicans strain 15112-1751.03 chromosome 3, ASM965048v2, whole genome shotgun sequence. It encodes these proteins:
- the LOC117571793 gene encoding RNA polymerase II elongation factor Ell translates to MSNSIASTKCLPNVSFSSGNYGMSQSHRYTDDSKEYIFLKLTDSAYRAIEEYQRNEHANRLGPGQCAKIQCNGNTGFIHFPLPNSDSNGNANANNNGMENGRKFGFTIDDLEGTLECIQQHDQRLDVLGALARRMRIHANDDVYDTTRTKMARAEETEKSKCIREIKPNQSDIGRKVKKPPSASASHHSGNNNNNNSSSSSNSFNSNNSRKLGTSPFNGLTSSVAAGAAATLSSRSPNPNMLGASGTVNGNSSRNTAAATLANTFANGISQGYAGLSGNSPRDSISSSTTTTVAKSGNSSSNGNGRNKMLNGSNSRNGNTKSGGGSGGGGGGNGAGGNGNKMSEVSRRTIRERLIHLLALKPFKKPELFARLNHEGIKDRERNMICNILRDISVMPQHNTYNLRRQMWNDVDENWPFFSEQELQQLKRRKPQNLTPPMSSDAGSSTSGQSPTSTHTGSPPPLMSMGSGGGGGHGMGGQHMMSANSGSSLKRSSIEYDEMFNPVQTKKMRISHYNRETGSAPQSQSQSSSSVSSSSLNSVPTSTYRSRTGSSAAAYTPPQQQQRQQQHLVDEHSSDLSYNVLDNIDEFRSIEQQQQQQPQQQQQQQMRGNSRRTSSSSSSKQGSNGSTDKRNSTGSNSSSSSGYETQQERNSRQSSSSSSSSANSRKSSTTPPKLAASFVRQSAPAATTQQQQQQQQKQKQQHHQQQQQRSNFNSNSSNNNAHDEYNSYNNNTHAASNSKKRTSESSSNGQRQRNSSSSSSNVYQQQERQQMQQDRQQQQQLSHHQQQQHHQQTQQQPQHHNHHHSNRESTASNHQSHHQQQQQQQSNPQHPSPTQQLAEAAHAYADGNANNDGAPHYDFSQYAPIRTLEVRRCYKNEFQSDYVEYCKLLTSVEGVRKRFQDLSKRLEGAQQRGGDDYDQIKRQIVNEYERINNDRGTQEDKQRFDYLHAKLAHIKQLVMDYDKTLQQTTAAEAAAAEAQAVAAAAAAAAAATRLAESSSSNNLQHQQQQQPQQYQQQQQQQHHAVVTIQQQQQHQQEQQLQQQHHYNNNNNNHGSHDSDSDDSSASSDSNDDDDDEEDCDDSNSNTDDDEHY